A section of the Mesorhizobium loti genome encodes:
- a CDS encoding L,D-transpeptidase, with product MKRVLFSVLGAVAVFAGVTPSAAGDRYADRPPVMVSPDLSAPWVLQLGRAPGIVRQSRQIVQQPRLRTAQPAQPDRVQTAAVQPPAKRMVMRPQINPVYLPQEVAYDGPQKPGTIVIDTTQNFLFLVEKNGKARRYGVGTGKPGFEWSGTHKITNKREWPDWRPPAAMIKREAAKGRYLPTYLAGGIENPLGARALYLGTTEYRIHGTNQPWTIGGAVSSGCIRMRNEDVVDLYERVNVGTTVEVI from the coding sequence ATGAAGAGAGTTTTGTTTTCCGTGCTCGGCGCCGTGGCTGTATTTGCCGGCGTCACCCCCTCGGCCGCTGGCGACCGCTATGCCGACAGGCCGCCGGTCATGGTGAGCCCCGATCTTTCCGCCCCCTGGGTGCTGCAGCTTGGCCGCGCGCCCGGCATCGTGCGGCAGAGCCGCCAAATCGTGCAGCAGCCGCGCCTGCGCACCGCGCAACCGGCACAGCCCGACCGGGTGCAGACGGCCGCCGTGCAGCCGCCGGCCAAGCGCATGGTGATGCGCCCACAGATCAACCCGGTCTACCTGCCGCAGGAAGTCGCCTATGACGGCCCGCAGAAGCCGGGCACGATCGTCATCGATACGACGCAGAATTTCCTCTTCCTGGTCGAGAAGAACGGCAAGGCACGGCGCTATGGCGTCGGCACCGGCAAGCCCGGCTTCGAATGGTCGGGCACACACAAGATCACCAACAAGCGCGAGTGGCCGGACTGGCGTCCGCCGGCGGCAATGATCAAGCGCGAGGCCGCCAAGGGCCGCTATCTGCCGACCTACCTGGCCGGCGGCATCGAAAATCCGCTCGGCGCCCGTGCGCTCTATCTCGGCACGACCGAATACCGTATCCACGGCACCAACCAGCCGTGGACGATCGGCGGAGCGGTGTCGTCGGGCTGCATCCGCATGCGCAACGAGGACGTTGTCGATCTCTACGAACGGGTCAATGTCGGAACAACGGTCGAGGTGATATAA
- a CDS encoding DNA-3-methyladenine glycosylase I: MSNENTGLLAGPDGVARCFWHGNLPDYLHYHDHEWGRPVADDRRLFEKICLEGFQSGLSWLTILRKRENFREAFAGFDFDKVAAFTDKDVERLLGNAGIIRHRGKIVSTINNAKRAREMVDEFGSLAAWFWKFEPGKEERPRIVDLAHLRANPTTAVSVRISKELKKRGWSFVGPTTVYAFMQAMGLVNDHLEGCVCRKQVEKERKAFKRPK, translated from the coding sequence ATGAGCAATGAAAACACCGGCCTGCTTGCCGGTCCCGACGGTGTCGCGCGCTGCTTCTGGCATGGCAACCTGCCCGATTATCTCCATTACCATGACCATGAATGGGGCCGGCCGGTGGCCGATGACCGCAGGCTGTTTGAAAAGATCTGCCTCGAAGGCTTCCAGTCGGGCCTCTCGTGGCTGACCATATTGCGCAAGCGCGAGAATTTTCGCGAGGCCTTCGCCGGCTTCGACTTCGACAAGGTCGCCGCTTTCACCGACAAGGATGTCGAGCGCCTGCTCGGCAATGCCGGCATCATCCGCCATCGCGGCAAGATCGTCTCGACCATCAACAACGCCAAGCGCGCCCGCGAGATGGTGGACGAGTTCGGCTCGCTCGCCGCCTGGTTCTGGAAATTCGAACCCGGCAAGGAGGAGCGGCCCAGAATTGTCGATCTCGCCCATTTGCGTGCCAATCCGACCACGGCGGTCTCGGTGCGGATTTCGAAGGAATTGAAGAAGCGCGGCTGGAGCTTTGTCGGCCCGACCACGGTCTATGCCTTCATGCAAGCCATGGGCCTGGTCAACGACCATCTCGAAGGTTGCGTCTGCCGCAAGCAGGTCGAGAAGGAACGGAAGGCTTTCAAGCGGCCGAAGTGA
- the hisS gene encoding histidine--tRNA ligase, with translation MADKSEKTKARLPRGFADRSAEDIRAVEKMMATIRSVYELYGFEPADQPLIEYTDALGKFLPDQDRPNEGVFSFQDDDDQWLSLRYDLTAPTARFVAENYERLPKPYRSYRSGWVFRNEKPGPGRFRQFMQFDADTIGTPGVAADAEMAMMMADVMEALGIKRGDYVIRVNNRKVLDGVLEAIGLGGDENSGRRLTVLRAIDKLDKLGPEGVKLLLGPGRWDGGKEGEGDFAKGAGLDDKQAGAVLLATARNAQGQDASVNANATYQEGVGELATIEALVRAAGYGEDRIAMDRSVVRGLEYYTGPVFEAELLAEIPNEDGQIVRFGSVGGGGRYDGLVSRFRGEPVPATGFSIGVSRLMTALKNLGKLDSADVIAPVVVLVMDKDTESLGRYQKMVGELRAAGIRSEMYLGGAGMKAQLKYADRRGCPVAIIQGGDERAKGELQIKDLIEGARMSAEITDNAEWRAARPAQVTVAESELVAEVKKILVAQAADRAK, from the coding sequence ATGGCCGATAAATCGGAAAAGACGAAAGCGCGGCTGCCGCGCGGTTTTGCCGACCGCAGCGCCGAGGACATTCGCGCCGTCGAGAAGATGATGGCGACGATCCGCTCGGTGTACGAGCTCTACGGCTTCGAGCCCGCCGACCAGCCGTTGATCGAATACACCGATGCGCTCGGAAAATTCCTGCCCGACCAGGACAGGCCCAATGAAGGCGTGTTCTCGTTCCAGGATGATGACGACCAGTGGCTGTCGCTGCGTTACGACCTGACCGCGCCGACGGCGCGTTTCGTCGCCGAGAATTACGAACGCCTGCCAAAACCCTATCGCAGCTACCGCTCCGGCTGGGTGTTCCGCAACGAAAAGCCCGGCCCCGGCCGCTTCCGCCAGTTCATGCAGTTCGACGCCGACACGATCGGCACGCCGGGTGTCGCCGCCGACGCCGAAATGGCGATGATGATGGCCGACGTGATGGAAGCGCTCGGCATCAAGCGCGGCGACTATGTGATCCGGGTCAACAACCGCAAGGTGCTCGATGGCGTGCTGGAGGCAATCGGCCTCGGCGGTGATGAAAATTCCGGACGCCGCCTGACCGTGCTGCGCGCGATCGACAAGCTGGACAAGCTCGGCCCGGAAGGCGTGAAGCTTCTGCTTGGGCCGGGGCGCTGGGATGGCGGCAAGGAAGGCGAGGGCGATTTCGCCAAGGGTGCCGGCCTGGATGACAAGCAGGCCGGGGCGGTTCTCCTGGCGACAGCGCGCAATGCACAGGGCCAGGATGCCAGCGTCAACGCCAACGCGACTTACCAGGAAGGCGTCGGCGAACTCGCGACGATCGAAGCCCTGGTCCGGGCCGCCGGATACGGCGAAGATCGCATCGCCATGGACCGCTCCGTCGTGCGCGGCCTCGAATATTACACGGGCCCGGTCTTCGAGGCCGAGCTTCTGGCCGAAATCCCCAACGAGGACGGCCAGATCGTGCGCTTCGGCTCGGTTGGCGGTGGCGGCCGCTATGATGGCCTCGTCTCGCGCTTCCGTGGCGAACCGGTGCCGGCGACGGGCTTCTCCATTGGCGTTTCCAGGTTGATGACGGCGCTGAAGAACCTCGGCAAGCTCGACAGCGCCGACGTGATAGCACCGGTCGTCGTGCTGGTCATGGACAAGGATACCGAGAGCCTCGGCCGCTACCAGAAGATGGTGGGCGAATTGCGCGCGGCCGGCATCCGCTCCGAAATGTATCTCGGCGGCGCCGGGATGAAGGCGCAGCTCAAATATGCCGATAGGCGCGGCTGCCCGGTCGCAATCATCCAGGGTGGCGACGAGCGCGCCAAGGGCGAGCTGCAGATCAAGGATTTGATCGAAGGCGCGCGCATGTCCGCCGAAATCACCGACAACGCCGAATGGCGCGCCGCCCGCCCGGCGCAAGTCACGGTGGCGGAAAGTGAACTGGTCGCCGAGGTGAAGAAGATCCTGGTGGCGCAGGCTGCCGATCGCGCGAAATAA
- a CDS encoding ATP phosphoribosyltransferase regulatory subunit, which produces MTSRYPAIAADITSLFAARDTHAVEVAVLQPADPFLDMAGEDLRRRIFLTESETGQTLCLRPEFTIPVCLDHISSQAGTPRRYSYLGEVFRQRREGGNEFFQAGIEDLGDRDTAQADARSVADAHALLSLVLPGQPLTVTLGDQGIFEAVLAALGLPRGWRMRLARAFGSAPMLQAALADLANPPRNGQLSGDVAALVLDGDLEGLSIHIAGGMEEAGLSATAGRSPSDIARRLIEKAELRSVRLSNEAFAALKSFLAIDVPLDGAAEALETFAAGAGLSLGAALEKFAARARAIEAHGLLAGNIRYDAAFGRPLDYYTGVVFEIAAQDSERPLAGGGRYDRLLTLLGAKTAIPGVGFSVWLDRIEALRETAP; this is translated from the coding sequence GTGACCTCGCGCTATCCCGCCATTGCAGCCGACATCACCAGCCTCTTCGCCGCGCGCGACACGCACGCGGTCGAGGTTGCCGTCCTGCAGCCGGCGGACCCGTTCCTTGACATGGCCGGAGAGGATCTGCGGCGCCGCATCTTCCTCACCGAAAGCGAGACCGGGCAAACATTGTGCCTGCGGCCTGAATTCACCATTCCGGTCTGTCTCGACCACATAAGCTCGCAGGCCGGCACGCCGCGCCGCTATTCCTATCTGGGCGAAGTGTTCCGCCAGCGTCGCGAAGGCGGCAATGAATTCTTCCAGGCCGGCATCGAGGATCTTGGCGACCGCGACACGGCGCAAGCCGATGCCCGCTCGGTGGCCGATGCGCATGCGCTGCTGTCGCTGGTGCTGCCCGGCCAGCCGCTGACGGTCACGCTCGGCGACCAGGGCATCTTCGAAGCGGTGCTGGCCGCACTCGGTCTGCCGCGCGGCTGGCGCATGCGGCTGGCCCGTGCCTTCGGCTCGGCGCCGATGCTGCAGGCGGCACTTGCCGATCTCGCCAACCCGCCGCGCAACGGCCAGCTCTCAGGCGATGTCGCCGCCCTTGTCCTCGATGGCGATCTCGAAGGTCTCTCGATCCACATCGCAGGCGGCATGGAAGAGGCTGGGCTTTCGGCAACGGCCGGGCGCTCACCCTCCGACATTGCGCGGCGATTGATCGAGAAGGCCGAATTGCGCAGCGTGAGGCTGTCGAATGAGGCCTTCGCGGCATTGAAAAGCTTTCTGGCGATCGACGTGCCACTCGATGGCGCGGCTGAGGCGCTGGAGACCTTCGCCGCTGGTGCCGGGCTTTCACTGGGTGCCGCGCTGGAAAAATTCGCCGCCCGTGCCCGGGCGATCGAGGCGCATGGCTTGCTGGCAGGAAACATCCGCTATGACGCCGCCTTCGGCCGTCCGCTCGATTACTACACTGGTGTGGTCTTCGAAATCGCGGCGCAGGATAGCGAGCGCCCCTTGGCTGGCGGCGGCCGCTACGACCGGTTGCTGACATTGCTTGGCGCCAAGACGGCCATCCCCGGCGTCGGCTTTTCGGTTTGGCTCGACCGCATCGAGGCGTTGCGGGAGACGGCACCATGA
- the hisG gene encoding ATP phosphoribosyltransferase, with translation MITLAIPSKGRLKEQALDVLARAGLAISLPGDERKYHARVEGLDNVEVAFLSASEIAGEIGQGAVDLGITGEDLVRENLADWEARAEIVARLGFGHADVVVAVPEIWLDVDTMADLDDVAADFRQRHGRRLRIATKYWRLTQQFFSQKHGIQVYRIVESLGATEGAPAAGLADVIVDITTTGSTLRANHLKVLGDGVVLKSQACLVASKKARATGDEAILRDIVTKMAAAVG, from the coding sequence ATGATCACCTTGGCCATTCCGTCGAAGGGCCGGCTGAAAGAGCAGGCGCTGGACGTGCTGGCCAGGGCCGGCCTCGCCATCAGCCTGCCCGGCGACGAGCGCAAATATCACGCCCGCGTCGAGGGTCTGGACAATGTCGAGGTCGCCTTCCTGTCGGCGTCCGAAATAGCGGGCGAGATCGGCCAGGGTGCGGTCGATCTCGGCATCACCGGCGAGGATTTGGTGCGGGAAAACCTGGCCGACTGGGAAGCGCGCGCGGAAATCGTCGCCCGTCTAGGCTTCGGCCATGCTGACGTCGTGGTGGCCGTGCCCGAGATCTGGCTCGATGTCGACACCATGGCCGACCTCGACGACGTTGCCGCCGATTTCCGCCAGCGTCATGGCAGGCGGCTGAGGATTGCCACCAAATACTGGCGGCTGACGCAGCAATTCTTCTCGCAGAAGCATGGCATCCAGGTCTATCGCATCGTCGAAAGCCTGGGGGCCACCGAAGGCGCGCCGGCGGCGGGACTTGCCGATGTCATCGTCGACATCACCACGACCGGTTCGACGCTGCGGGCCAACCATCTCAAGGTGCTGGGCGACGGCGTCGTGTTGAAGTCGCAAGCCTGTCTGGTCGCGTCGAAGAAGGCGCGTGCCACAGGTGATGAAGCCATCTTGCGCGACATCGTCACGAAGATGGCGGCGGCGGTCGGGTAA
- a CDS encoding AMP-binding protein, with protein MPVNLDELKNATNLRGRGARAGSVFIAPVDGRAHVSGERKVPLLDKTIPALFSDTASRYATQDAAVFVGQDKRFTWSELSDTVDALAAGFLALGLEKGDRVGIWSPNRWEWLVTQFATARIGLILVNINPAYRLTELEYALNKVGCKALVTAASFKTSDYLGMIETLAPEIAKATPGKLKASKLPSLRIVIRMGDENSPGMFNFADVLAMAGRDEHDSLDRISEGLKPNDAINIQFTSGTTGAPKGATLTHLNIVNNGNFVTSAIKLTVDDRLCIPVPLYHCFGMSMGTMGCVSKGATMVFPGEGFDPGATLKAVAQERCTGLYGVPTMFVGMLDHADFSAFDLSSLRTGIMAGSPCPIEVMKKVVSLMHMSEVTIAYGMTETSPVSFQSGVDDPLEKRVSTVGRIHPHVEVKAVDSDGATVAVGAPGELCTRGYSVMKGYWDDEDKTREAIDSDGWMHTGDLATIDAEGYCNIVGRVKDMVIRGGENVYPREVEEFLYRHPKVREVQVFGIPDQKYGEELCAWIVLKPGQIATEQEIKNFCAGQIAHYKIPRHIRFRTELPMTVTGKPQKFLMRQAMVEELGLVAQKTA; from the coding sequence ATGCCGGTCAATCTCGACGAGCTGAAGAACGCCACCAATCTGCGCGGCCGCGGCGCGCGCGCCGGCAGCGTCTTTATCGCACCCGTCGATGGCAGGGCGCATGTCTCGGGCGAGCGCAAGGTACCGCTGCTCGACAAGACCATTCCGGCACTTTTTTCCGACACCGCCAGCAGATACGCCACGCAGGATGCCGCCGTTTTCGTCGGCCAGGACAAGCGCTTCACCTGGAGCGAACTGTCGGACACGGTGGATGCGCTGGCCGCCGGCTTCCTGGCGCTCGGTCTCGAAAAGGGTGACCGCGTCGGCATCTGGTCGCCCAACAGGTGGGAATGGCTGGTGACGCAGTTCGCCACCGCCCGCATCGGCCTGATCCTGGTCAACATCAACCCGGCCTACCGGCTGACCGAACTCGAATATGCGCTGAACAAGGTCGGCTGCAAGGCGCTGGTGACGGCCGCCAGTTTCAAGACCTCGGACTATCTCGGCATGATCGAGACGCTGGCGCCGGAGATTGCCAAGGCGACACCGGGCAAGCTCAAGGCAAGCAAATTGCCGTCGCTCAGGATCGTCATCCGCATGGGCGACGAGAATTCGCCAGGCATGTTCAATTTCGCCGACGTGCTGGCCATGGCCGGCCGCGACGAGCATGACAGTCTCGACCGCATTTCAGAGGGACTGAAGCCGAACGATGCGATCAACATCCAGTTCACCTCGGGCACGACGGGCGCGCCCAAGGGTGCGACGCTGACTCATTTGAACATTGTCAACAACGGCAATTTCGTCACCTCGGCGATCAAGCTCACCGTCGACGACCGGCTCTGCATCCCGGTGCCGCTCTATCACTGCTTCGGCATGTCGATGGGCACGATGGGCTGCGTGTCGAAGGGCGCGACCATGGTTTTCCCGGGCGAGGGTTTCGATCCCGGCGCGACGCTGAAGGCCGTGGCGCAGGAGCGCTGCACCGGCCTTTATGGCGTGCCGACCATGTTCGTCGGCATGCTCGATCATGCCGATTTCAGCGCCTTCGATCTCTCCAGCCTGCGCACCGGCATCATGGCCGGCTCGCCATGCCCGATCGAGGTGATGAAAAAGGTGGTGTCGCTGATGCATATGTCTGAGGTGACCATCGCCTACGGCATGACCGAGACCAGCCCGGTCTCCTTCCAGAGCGGCGTCGACGATCCGCTGGAAAAACGCGTCTCGACGGTTGGGCGCATCCACCCTCATGTCGAGGTCAAGGCCGTCGATTCCGACGGCGCCACCGTTGCCGTCGGCGCGCCGGGCGAACTGTGCACGCGCGGCTATTCGGTGATGAAAGGCTATTGGGACGACGAGGACAAGACCCGCGAGGCGATAGACAGCGACGGCTGGATGCACACCGGAGACCTCGCCACCATCGATGCCGAGGGCTATTGCAACATCGTCGGACGGGTCAAGGACATGGTCATCCGCGGCGGCGAGAATGTCTATCCGCGCGAGGTCGAGGAGTTCCTCTATCGCCATCCCAAGGTCAGGGAAGTGCAGGTGTTCGGCATTCCCGACCAAAAATATGGCGAGGAACTGTGCGCCTGGATCGTGCTCAAGCCCGGCCAGATCGCCACCGAACAAGAGATCAAGAACTTCTGCGCCGGCCAGATCGCGCACTACAAGATCCCCCGCCACATCCGCTTCCGCACCGAATTGCCGATGACGGTGACCGGCAAGCCGCAGAAGTTCCTGATGCGCCAGGCGATGGTGGAAGAGCTGGGGCTGGTGGCGCAGAAGACGGCGTGA
- a CDS encoding LysR family transcriptional regulator → MKQNYTIRHGALDGVEVFLAVARRRNFRRAAADLGVTPSAVSQAVRALEARLGAALFVRTTRSVGLTEAGQRFLDRAGPAFEEIVAAGEAARDLGQRPTGLLRLSVPRAVVPLILEPVIASFCRAYPEIELEIAASDEMVDLATGGFDAGIRLGQFIAPDMIAVRLTPAFSFVVVGSPNYLKRRGRPERVDDLRHHACLRLRRSNGAIAPWSFVDGNGTIEAAVSGPLIAHDYPTLLGAAMQGVGLAQIPRPVAENPIAAGKLKPVLEGISATTPGVFLYHPGKRQILPKLRAFIDHLKSEM, encoded by the coding sequence ATGAAGCAGAACTACACAATCCGGCACGGTGCGCTCGACGGCGTCGAGGTGTTCCTGGCTGTCGCCAGGCGCCGCAACTTCCGCCGCGCCGCCGCCGATCTCGGCGTGACACCGTCGGCCGTGAGCCAGGCGGTGCGCGCGCTGGAAGCGCGGCTCGGTGCGGCGCTGTTTGTCCGCACGACACGCAGCGTCGGCCTGACCGAGGCCGGTCAGCGGTTCCTCGACCGTGCCGGCCCCGCCTTCGAGGAGATCGTCGCGGCCGGCGAGGCCGCGCGTGATCTCGGCCAGCGCCCGACGGGCCTGCTGCGCCTGTCCGTCCCGCGCGCCGTCGTGCCGTTGATCCTGGAGCCGGTGATCGCCTCGTTCTGCCGGGCCTATCCCGAGATCGAACTGGAGATCGCCGCGAGCGACGAGATGGTCGACCTGGCGACCGGCGGGTTCGATGCCGGCATCCGCCTCGGCCAGTTCATCGCACCGGACATGATCGCGGTACGGCTCACTCCGGCATTCTCGTTCGTGGTTGTCGGCAGCCCCAACTATCTCAAGCGCCGCGGACGCCCCGAGCGCGTCGACGACCTTCGCCACCACGCCTGCCTGCGCTTGCGCCGCTCGAACGGCGCCATCGCGCCCTGGTCCTTCGTCGACGGCAATGGAACGATCGAGGCGGCGGTCTCAGGCCCGCTGATCGCGCATGACTATCCGACATTGCTTGGGGCCGCGATGCAAGGCGTAGGGCTGGCGCAGATCCCTCGACCGGTCGCCGAAAATCCGATCGCCGCGGGAAAACTCAAGCCGGTGCTGGAAGGCATCTCCGCCACGACGCCCGGCGTCTTCCTCTATCACCCGGGCAAACGCCAGATCCTGCCCAAGCTGCGCGCCTTCATCGATCACCTCAAATCCGAAATGTGA
- a CDS encoding class I SAM-dependent methyltransferase encodes MRDHYRATGLTERLRAVLADLGPEDQLLTPQQLGALDQFHTRGLAATAELAQLADITAGMSVLDVGSGVGGPARFLAATYGCRVTGVDLSEPFVDAARYLTGRTGQGGQLSFQTASALELPFDDGCFDIVLLQHVAMNISDRARLYREIRRVLKSGGRFATFDVVLGSGQPHYPLPWARTPATSFLLTSDATRKAIEPAGFHMLAWQDDTEAAKAWFAQLRASGPPPSPNLGVVMGSDFAELAANLGRNLMESRLGVLTAVFEAASTNS; translated from the coding sequence GTGCGCGACCACTATCGCGCGACTGGCCTGACCGAGCGGCTGAGGGCGGTGCTGGCTGACCTCGGCCCGGAGGATCAGCTTCTCACGCCGCAGCAGCTGGGCGCCCTCGACCAGTTTCACACCCGCGGGCTTGCCGCGACGGCTGAGCTTGCCCAATTGGCTGATATCACCGCCGGCATGTCGGTTCTCGACGTCGGTTCGGGCGTCGGCGGGCCGGCGCGCTTCTTGGCTGCGACCTATGGCTGCCGGGTTACCGGCGTGGACCTCAGCGAGCCTTTCGTGGATGCCGCGCGCTATCTGACCGGGCGCACGGGGCAGGGTGGGCAGTTGTCGTTCCAGACCGCCAGTGCGCTGGAGCTTCCGTTCGATGACGGCTGCTTCGACATCGTGCTGCTGCAGCATGTGGCGATGAACATCTCCGACCGGGCGCGGCTGTACCGCGAGATTCGGCGCGTGCTGAAGTCAGGCGGCAGGTTTGCAACTTTCGATGTCGTGTTGGGCAGCGGCCAGCCGCACTATCCGCTTCCCTGGGCGCGAACACCGGCGACGAGCTTCCTCCTGACAAGCGACGCGACGCGCAAGGCGATCGAACCGGCCGGCTTCCATATGCTGGCATGGCAAGACGACACGGAGGCCGCCAAGGCCTGGTTCGCGCAGTTGCGTGCGTCTGGTCCGCCGCCGTCGCCAAATCTCGGCGTGGTGATGGGATCGGACTTTGCCGAGCTTGCAGCCAATCTGGGACGAAATCTCATGGAAAGCCGGCTCGGAGTCCTGACAGCGGTGTTCGAGGCCGCATCGACCAACAGTTGA
- a CDS encoding TetR/AcrR family transcriptional regulator: MKADSTPARGKRPSKAAPPAKAARQTLSREAWIAAARKVLEKRGIGEVKIDRLAQQFKVTRGSFYFHFASLADLRDSLLQEWRDINCAPFWAMRDMHDIDGLQFFTDIVHVWVDEAPFSPLLDLAVRDWSRTSKKLTQEVKDMDDLRIALLIRSFRAMGYPEDESLVRARITYFHQIGQYALSFKEDPAVRRSYQPLFGEVLLGPLVQEPGSAPRPSEMRTGRRQQGA, translated from the coding sequence ATGAAAGCGGACAGCACCCCTGCCAGAGGCAAGAGACCGTCCAAAGCCGCCCCGCCTGCGAAGGCGGCGCGGCAGACGCTGAGTCGCGAGGCCTGGATCGCGGCGGCACGCAAGGTGCTGGAAAAGCGCGGCATCGGCGAGGTCAAGATCGACCGCCTCGCCCAACAGTTCAAGGTGACGCGCGGCTCCTTCTACTTCCACTTCGCCAGCCTGGCCGACCTTCGCGACAGCCTGCTGCAGGAATGGCGCGACATCAATTGCGCGCCGTTCTGGGCGATGCGCGACATGCACGACATAGACGGCCTGCAGTTCTTCACCGACATCGTGCATGTCTGGGTGGACGAAGCGCCGTTCAGCCCTCTGCTTGACCTGGCGGTACGCGACTGGTCGCGCACGTCGAAGAAACTGACGCAGGAGGTCAAGGACATGGACGACCTGCGCATCGCGCTCCTGATCCGCTCCTTCCGCGCCATGGGCTATCCCGAGGATGAAAGCCTGGTCAGGGCGCGCATCACCTATTTCCACCAGATCGGCCAGTACGCGCTGTCCTTCAAGGAGGATCCGGCGGTGCGCAGAAGCTACCAGCCGCTGTTCGGAGAGGTGCTGCTTGGACCGCTCGTGCAGGAGCCGGGTTCGGCGCCGCGACCGAGCGAAATGCGGACCGGCCGTCGCCAGCAAGGGGCGTAG
- a CDS encoding nucleoside hydrolase, with product MAPRKIIIDTDPGQDDAFAILFALGSPAELDVAGITTVGGNVPLALTSKNALKVVELAGRPDVPVHAGCPAPMVRKLITAEYVHGETGLDGADLPEPVTRLQDEHAVNYMVRTIMDAPEGELTVCTLGPMTNLAMAMTMEPRIVPRLREVVLMGGGFFQGGNATPAAEFNIFVDPHAAHKVFDSGVPVTMAGIDCTYTALMTPEWLDRLRATGSRAAIEAANLADFFRQYGTHKFETPARPIHDACVTGYLLAPQIYEQRQCAVTVDIVSPETIGMTVVDWWHVTGRRKNCNVLRRIDPAPFFELMLERISALP from the coding sequence ATGGCACCACGCAAGATCATCATCGACACCGATCCGGGCCAGGACGACGCGTTCGCCATCCTTTTCGCACTGGGCTCTCCGGCCGAGCTCGACGTGGCTGGCATCACCACGGTCGGTGGCAATGTGCCGCTGGCCCTGACGTCGAAGAATGCACTCAAGGTCGTCGAGCTTGCAGGGCGGCCCGATGTGCCGGTCCATGCCGGATGCCCAGCGCCGATGGTACGCAAGCTGATCACGGCCGAGTATGTCCATGGCGAAACCGGTCTTGACGGCGCCGACCTTCCCGAGCCGGTGACGCGGCTGCAGGACGAACACGCCGTCAACTACATGGTGCGGACCATCATGGATGCACCGGAGGGCGAGCTGACCGTCTGCACGCTCGGGCCGATGACCAATCTCGCCATGGCGATGACCATGGAGCCGAGGATCGTGCCCCGGCTGCGCGAAGTGGTGCTGATGGGCGGCGGCTTCTTCCAGGGCGGCAACGCCACGCCCGCGGCCGAGTTCAACATCTTCGTCGACCCGCATGCGGCGCACAAGGTGTTCGACAGCGGCGTGCCGGTGACCATGGCGGGCATAGACTGCACCTACACCGCGCTGATGACGCCCGAGTGGCTCGACCGCCTGCGCGCCACCGGCAGCCGCGCCGCGATCGAGGCGGCCAATCTGGCCGACTTCTTCCGCCAGTACGGCACGCACAAATTCGAAACGCCGGCGCGCCCCATCCACGATGCCTGCGTCACCGGCTATCTGCTGGCGCCGCAGATCTATGAGCAGCGCCAGTGCGCGGTGACGGTCGACATCGTCTCGCCGGAGACGATCGGCATGACCGTCGTCGACTGGTGGCACGTGACCGGCCGGCGCAAGAACTGCAACGTGCTGCGGCGCATCGACCCGGCGCCGTTCTTCGAACTCATGCTGGAGCGGATCAGCGCATTGCCCTGA